The genomic interval TAGGTGTAGGCGCAGCGAAAGCGAGTCTGAATAGGGCGATTGAGTTAGTTGCATTAGACCCGAAACCGAGTGATCTAGCCATGAGCAGGCTGAAGGTTGGGTAACACCAACTGGAGGGCCGAACCCGTATCTGTTGCAATAGATTGGGATGACTTGTGGCTAGGGGTGAAAGGCCAATCAAACTCGGAAATAGCTGGTTCTCCGCGAAATCTATTTAGGTAGAGCGTCGACCGAATACCCTCGGGGGTAGAGCACTGGATGGGCTATGGGGACTCACCGTCTTACTGATCCTAACCAAACTCCGAATACCGAGGAGTACTAGTCGGCAGACACACGGCGGGTGCTAACGTCCGTCGTGAAAAGGGCAACAACCCTGACCTCCAGCTAAGGTCCCCAAGTCATGGCTAAGTGGGAAAGGATGTGAGGATCCCAAAACAACCAGGATGTTGGCTTAGAAGCAGCCATCATTTAAAGAAAGCGTAACAGCTCACTGGTCTAAATAAGGGTCTTTGCGCCGAAAATGTAACGGGGCTAAAGCCATGCACCGAAGCTGAGGATGTGACAGTTGTAGTGACTGTTGCGTGGTAGCGGAGCGTTCCGTAAGTCTGTGAAGGCGGACCCGTGAGGGCTGCTGGAGATATCGGAAGTGCGAATGTTGACATGAGTAACGATAAAGGGAGTGAGAGACTCCCTCGCCGAAAGACCAAGGGTTCCTGCTTAAAGTTAATCTGAGCAGGGTTAGCCGGCCCCTAAGACGAGGCGGACACGCGTAGTCGATGGGAACCACGTTAATATTCGTGGGCCTGGTGGTAGTGACGGATCTCGTGTGTTGTACATTCTTACTGGATTGAATGTGCGGCGAAGAGGTTCCAGGAAATAGCTCCACCGTATAGACCGTACCCGAAACCGACACAGGTGGTCAGGTAGAGTATACCAAGGCGCTTGAGAGAACTATGTTGAAGGAACTCGGCAAATTGCACGCGTAACTTCGGAAGAAGCGTGACCCCATTTTACGCAAGTATGATGGGGTGGCACAGACCAGGGGGTAGCGACTGTTTATCAAAAACACAGGGCTCTGCGAAGTAGCAATACGACGTATAGGGTCTGACGCCTGCCCGGTGCTGGAAGGTTAAAGGGAGGGGTGCAAGCTCTGAACTGAAGCCCCAGTAAACGGCGGCCGTAACTATAACGGTCCTAAGGTAGCGAAATTCCTTGTCGGGTAAGTTCCGACCTGCACGAATGGCGTAACGACTTCCCCGCTGTCTCCAACATAGACTCAGTGAAATTGAATTCCCCGTGAAGATGCGGGGTTCCTGCGGTCAGACGGAAAGACCCCGTGCACCTTTACTATAGCTTTACACTGGCATTCGCCAAGGCATGTGTAGGATAGGTGGTAGGCTTTGAAGCAGGGACGCCAGTTCTTGTGGAGCCATCCTTGAAATACCACCCTTATCTTCGTGGATGTCTAACCGCGGTCCGTTATCCGGATCCGGGACAGTGTATGGTGGGTAGTTTGACTGGGGCGGTCGCCTCCGAAAGAGTAACGGAGGCGCGCGATGGTGGGCTCAGACCGGTCGGAAATCGGTCGTCGAGTGCAATGGCATAAGCCCGCCTGACTGCGAGACTGACAAGTCGAGCAGAGACGAAAGTCGGTCATAGTGATCCGGTGGTCCCGTGTGGAAGGGCCATCGCTCAACGGATAAAAGGTACGCCGGGGATAACAGGCTGATGACCCCCAAGAGTCCATATCGACGGGGTTGTTTGGCACCTCGATGTCGACTCATCGCATCCTGGGGCTGGAGCAGGTCCCAAGGGTATGGCTGTTCGCCATTTAAAGCGGTACGTGAGTTGGGTTCAGAACGTCGTGAGACAGTTCGGTCCCTATCTGCCGTGGGTGTAGGAATATTGACAGGATCTGTCCCTAGTACGAGAGGACCGGGATGGACGTATCTCTGGTGGATCTGTTGTCCTGCCAAGGGCATAGCAGAGTAGCTATATACGGAATGGATAACCGCTGAAGGCATCTAAGCGGGAAACCAACCTGAAAACGAGTGTTCCCTATCAGAGCCGTGGAAGACGACCACGTTGATAGGACGGGTGTGGAAGCATGGCAACATGTGAAGCTTACCGTTACTAATAGCTCGATCGACTTCTTCGTTCCCATTGTTCATGCTCATCAAAGATGAGCATCATCTGTTCTGTCCTGACGCGCATAGCGCTCCGGACGGGCCGCGCCACAGGTATTTTGCTTGAAAGCAAAAACCGGAAGGCGCGACGACCTCTGGTCTGTATGGCAAACATACGGGAAGGGTCGCAGAAAGACGTGTTAAATTAAATGAAGCGCAAGCTTCCCAGCTTCTCGAAACAACACTCATGTGAAAACATGAACTGTGTTGCGTTTTGCCGACCTGGTGGTTATCGCGGGGCGGCTGCACCCGTTCCCATTCCGAACACGGCCGTGAAACGCCCCAGCGCCAATGGTACTCCGTCTCAAGACGCGGGAGAGTAGGTCGCTGCCAGGTCTGCAAAACGCAACAAATATCTTCTCAAGCAAACTCTTCGGCCCAGCCGATACAAAGGGCCGCTCAAAGCGGCCTTTTTGCATTACGGAACATGAAAACATAAGGAAAACGCCTCGTGCGTCCCTTAAAGGAGACAAATCGCCTTCGGCAATTTGCTCCGGCAATATACATCACAGCTTCCCTGTGATGCAGTCGCGATAAATCCAATACGGATTTACGCTGGTCGCGATAAATCCCATAGGGATTTACGCTGGTAACGCGGGGTGGAGCAGCCCGGTAGCTCGTCAGGCTCATAACCTGAAGGCCGCAGGTTCAAATCCTGCCCCCGCAACCAATATCTTCAAGACTATCAACAACAAAGCCCTCCCATCCCGGAGGGCAATTTGCGTTTAGGGCCTTGGATACCGCAAATGACTTGCTGGCGGTATATCACCGTGGGACTCTGATAGCGTGCACCTAGGCCTTTGTAAAACACGAGCCGGAACAAGCACTTCAAGGTATCCCTCCGGCGTGGACCGCCTTGCGAGTTTTTGGCGATACCGTGATTTTGCGCTCTTGAGAGTGGACTTAAGAGCGCAATGAGGAACTATGGCACAGGCCATTTTGCTGACGGGTCACGAACGGCGTCGTCGTTGGTCACCGGACCAACGGCTGGAAATTCTGGAGGCAGCATTTGCTCCGGGGGCAAATGTCTCGGAGGTAGCGCGTCGTTTTGATGTTTCGACGGGGCTGCTGTACACGTGGCGGCGCCAAGCGCTGACTGTGAAAGATGGGCCTGCTTTTGTGCCGGCAACAGTCCTGGATGTTCCTGGCGGCGGCGGTGGTGGTGCGGCAACCATCGTTGTGGACTTTGCGAACGGTATCAAGGTGAGGATTGGGTCCGGAGCGCCTTGTGATCTTGCCGCAGCAGTAATGCGAGCGCTGAAATGATCCCGATCAGTTCGAGCGTGCGGGTTTGGATTGCGAGCGGCCATTGCGATATGCGCAAGGGGATGCAGGGCCTTGCTCTGATCGTGCAGGAAGGTCTTGGTCGTGATCCGTTCAAGGGTGACGTTTTTGTGTTCCGCGGGAAAAGCGGCCGGCTGATCAAGGCTCTTTGGCATGACGGAATTGGGCTTTCGCTATACGCAAAGCGGCTCGAGCGTGGCCGTTTTATTTGGCCGGTGACTGAGGGCGGAGCGATTGCGCTGACGGCTGGCCAGATGTCCTATTTGCTTGAGGGAATTGACTGGCGAAACCCGCAGCAGACATGGCGTCCGACGAGCGCTGGATAGCGATTTTTGGCGAGGATTTGCCGCCATTGGCATCAAGAAAACCTATGCAAATCAGGGGTTTTGTGATTCACTTCGAGCATGGAACCCGGCTTCGAAAATCACCGTGATCATGCTGCTGCCCTGGAGGCAGAGCTGGCGACAGCGCGGGCGGAGCGTGCTGCTGCTTTGGCCGAGTTGGCTGTTGCCAGGGCCAGGGAGGCCGACGATCAGGCCATCATTCTTCGCCAGAAAGTCTATATCGAAAAGCTGCAACGGGAACTGCGCGGTCAGAAGTCGGAACGGACGGCACGGCTGGTTGCGCAGATGGAACTGATGCTTGAGGACGCCGAAGCGACGGCAACCGAAGATGAGCTTGCCGCTGAAATGGCCGTTGCTGCAGCATCTGCGATTGCGGTCACCGGCTTTACGCGCAAGCGGCCGGTCAAGAAGCCCTTTCCGGAGCATCTGCCGCGTGAGCGTGTCGTGGTGCCAGGGCCGGTTGCCTGCAGTTGCTGTGGCGGTGAACGGCTTCGCAAGCTCGGCGAAGACATCACCGAAACGATGGAGAGCGTACCGCGGAGCTGGAAGGTCATTCAGATGGTGCGGGAAAAGTTCACCTGCCGTGACTGCGAGAAGATCAGCCAGGCACCTGCACCCTTCCATGTCATCCCGAGAGGGTGGGCTGGTCCAAGCCTTTTGGCGATGATGCTCTGCGACAAGTTCGGCCAGCACATTCCCCTCAATCGCCAGGTCGAACGTTTTGCCCTGGAAGGTGTGCCGATCAGTCTGTCGACTGCAGCAGACGCAATTGGCGCGTGCTGCCAGGTTCTCGACCCGCTGGTGCGGCGGATTGAAAGCCATACGTTCGCGTCTGAACGGATCCACGGTGATGACACGACCGTGCCGGTTCTCGCTCTCGGCAAGACCATCACCGGTCGAATATGGAGCTATGTCAGGGACGATAGTCCGTTTGGCGGAACGGCCCCACCATCGGTGATGTTCTATTATTCCCGGGACCGGGCCGGCGAACATCCACAGGCACATCTGGCCAATTATAGCGGTATCCTTCAGGCGGACGCCTATACCGGCTATGGCCAGCTCTATCTTCCTGAACGAAGTCCGGGCCCGATTTATGAAGCTGCGTGTTGGGCGCATGCCAGGCGGCCATTCTTTGCGCAAGCCGATCTGGAGGCCAATGCGCGCCGAAAAGCGCAGGGTAAAAGTGGCGCCGTTATCTCACCAATCGCCTTGAACATGGTGCAGCGGATCGACGCGCTGTTCGACATCGAACGCCAGATCAATGGCCACACTGCCGATGAGAGAAAAGCAATCCGCCAGCAATTATCAAAGCCGTTGATCGACGACATGGAAATATGGATACGCGACCACCGCGCCAGATTGCCGCGCGACAACGACCTGGCAAAGGCATTTGACTATATGCTGAACCGCTGGGAATCCTTTACCCGCTTCCTCGACGACGGCCGGATTTGCCTGTCGAACAATTGCGCGGAGCGATCTCTGCGTGGTGTGGCCCTTGGACGAAAAGCCTGGCTATTTGCCGGTTCCGATCGCGGAGGGCAAAGGGCGGCAGCCATGTACAGCCTGATCGTCACCGCGAAAATGAACCGCATTGACCCACAGGCCTGGCTTGCTGATGTTCTCGCCC from Agrobacterium tumefaciens carries:
- the tnpC gene encoding IS66 family transposase, with translation MEPGFENHRDHAAALEAELATARAERAAALAELAVARAREADDQAIILRQKVYIEKLQRELRGQKSERTARLVAQMELMLEDAEATATEDELAAEMAVAAASAIAVTGFTRKRPVKKPFPEHLPRERVVVPGPVACSCCGGERLRKLGEDITETMESVPRSWKVIQMVREKFTCRDCEKISQAPAPFHVIPRGWAGPSLLAMMLCDKFGQHIPLNRQVERFALEGVPISLSTAADAIGACCQVLDPLVRRIESHTFASERIHGDDTTVPVLALGKTITGRIWSYVRDDSPFGGTAPPSVMFYYSRDRAGEHPQAHLANYSGILQADAYTGYGQLYLPERSPGPIYEAACWAHARRPFFAQADLEANARRKAQGKSGAVISPIALNMVQRIDALFDIERQINGHTADERKAIRQQLSKPLIDDMEIWIRDHRARLPRDNDLAKAFDYMLNRWESFTRFLDDGRICLSNNCAERSLRGVALGRKAWLFAGSDRGGQRAAAMYSLIVTAKMNRIDPQAWLADVLARIADHPVSRLDELLPWNWRKTTTSSLRQAA
- the tnpA gene encoding IS66-like element accessory protein TnpA encodes the protein MAQAILLTGHERRRRWSPDQRLEILEAAFAPGANVSEVARRFDVSTGLLYTWRRQALTVKDGPAFVPATVLDVPGGGGGGAATIVVDFANGIKVRIGSGAPCDLAAAVMRALK
- the tnpB gene encoding IS66 family insertion sequence element accessory protein TnpB (TnpB, as the term is used for proteins encoded by IS66 family insertion elements, is considered an accessory protein, since TnpC, encoded by a neighboring gene, is a DDE family transposase.) produces the protein MIPISSSVRVWIASGHCDMRKGMQGLALIVQEGLGRDPFKGDVFVFRGKSGRLIKALWHDGIGLSLYAKRLERGRFIWPVTEGGAIALTAGQMSYLLEGIDWRNPQQTWRPTSAG